The following DNA comes from Castanea sativa cultivar Marrone di Chiusa Pesio chromosome 10, ASM4071231v1.
AACAGCCAATGTCACCTCCTCTCTGCTTCAAGAGGTCCTTGGTCTCTGCAATGTACTGTGCAAGAGTTGAAGATGTTTCTGCACGCCAGAGCCCCCTAGACCAAATTTGACCAATATAATTACCATTCCacctaattatattatgcaggTATGCTTACAAAAAATGAATAGTAAATCAAAACAGAGTCCATCCTTTGCCAATTGAACAGGACAGTCAAGTACATCTACATGATCATCAATAGCTTTCCTATATGCTAAATCCATACAGCCAGCGTAATCTCCATTATAAACAAAGGATTCGCGGGAGAGTGAGGAAGGTGAAAGAAAGAGgtcaaaaacaaaacttttataaaagCATACAGTTAGATAACCTTATTGATCAGTTATGAGTAGAAAAGAATCAGTTTTAATTAGAAGCAATAAGCAATAGAGATATACCTTGTGCTGATGAATTTTGGCCTAGATGAGCAAAGAAATCTGCAACATGAGAAGAGTGATCAGCATCTTgaataaatattattgaaatGAGCAGGTAATAATCTATCATAGAGAAAACTAACTAATTATGTCATAATTAGCAAGCCATTACTCTTAAATGAAACTCAACTATaagaaatgatattttaatcCTTCAGTTCCTAGAATGCAATTGTGGCATGTGATATACAAAATCATATGCAAGTACTAATAGAACAAAATCCATTTTCAGTTCTATAGTAACCTGATCAAGGAGCTCTGCATTAAAGATAGTTCCAGGACTGTGAATGAAATATCACAAATTGTGATACAGACAGACATACACGAGATTACAATTCAGATTCTTCTCATGTGCAATGAAGGGACTTCATGAAAGGGATACAAATCTCAAAGCGAAAAGTATAAAGAGTTGGATCAAAATATCACAAATTATGAACTTTTCTTAATCAATAAATTCAGTATGTTAAAAGCTCTCTTTACATTTAAAATGAACTCACTGTAAAGAGTTGGGATTCATGAAAAAAGATTTGTCACAATCAAACACAAGCTCCTATTCAAGCCTGTTACTTGCAACACAATTTGTCACCAACAcgttgctattttttttaaaatgctgcATAATTAAAGACATAGACAACTCAATTTCCATACCTTTCAACTAAACCAAGAGTATCAATGTCTAGAGAGAAAACAATAGACATGGATGTCATCGGAAAAAAAACCTACAATTGCAATGCCTATATCAAACCGCGAAGCCCAAAAAGACACATACCAAATAAGCCATGTATCTGTACATACCCACCTATGTAGAgacacaaaattcaaaattaacaaccaagaacatgtaCATTTTATCAAGTCAATTTTTAGAATTGAGATAGATTATGGGTTGCTATACCTGATCTGGCTGGCGGGACATGAAAACCATGCCAATGGTGCCATGGAGCCTGACCCACAGCCCCTTCAATTCTTCCACGGGGAAGAAGTAGACTTGGGAGACTAGCTCTTTTATAGCTTAATTGCTTAAGCTTCATTATAGTGGTTGCAAGGAATCTACCAAAATAGCCTTCGAATTTTTTAGAAAGAGCCTGCTTATTTTGCCCAAATATGCacaaatttgttttctttcattgaGACTTTACAAAGTGATCACTGAGATATTCTACAGAGAAAGTGGGCATCATTGCAAGGTATTGAATATTACTTCTAACAAATTAATTCCTTGTATGAACTGAAATGTGATTTTACACCATTCATCTATAGTAACAATGAAACTAAAATTGGACTGCGGTGTACTTTCATAAGAAACATCCTATTCATACATGTTAATGGAGTAAATATAGATGATAATATAAGTATTAAAAGTTTTATAACATATAATTACAATGCTGCCAAGTTTGTGCTACTACACCACTGAGCTTGTACCCTAGGTGATCTAGGAATTGAAAGTACAAAATTCTCCATTGCTTGTTCCATAGTAAAGGACCCAATACAAGCCAAAACCCAACCACAAATCCAAGTGCCATACTTACAAAAAACCAATCCACCTTAAGCCCACCAAAATCCTTGCTCCTTTTGTTTTGAATGTTTGGTTTTACATAATTTATAGTACAACTATCAGTAAGTGGAGGTCCACAAAGCTTGTTCCCAAAAAAACTGGATGCGCTGAGGCTCTGTAGCTGAGTGCTTGAAGGGATTCTCCCAATTAAATTGTTGTTTGACAAGTTCAAGTGGCTCAAAAATGTCAAACTTGACATACTTTGAGGAATTTGACCGCAAAGTTGGTTTATTGAGAAATCAATAGATTCCAATGATCCCATATCACCTATATTCTCCGGAATCATTCCAGTCAAGATATTAGATGACAAATTCAATGATTGTAGTCCTTGGAGACTAGCCACTTCTTTAGGAATCTCTCCTGACAAATTGTTGTTGGAAAGGTCTATAATATTTACAAGTTGAAGTGTGGTGGAATACTCAAGAGATTCTCCCTTAATCACAAGCAATTCACTTTCAAAAGGCAAAGAACTAGACAATGTTGACCAACCAAAGACATATATGGGAGAATTTGAATTGTTATTTCTGGCCATAGTAATGAAATTGTTGAGACATTTAGGTATGCTTCCAAATAGCTTATTATGTGAAAGGTCTAGGATTTGGAGTGAAGTCAGAGCACAAAGTTCTTCTGGTATTTGACCATGGAAATTATTGAAGCGAAGGCTAAGAATCATCAAGCTTGAAAGTCTGTGTCCAATCCACCAAGGTATGCTCCCAACAAACTCATTTTTGCCAACATCAATAGTAAAcaaatatttacaatttttcaaCAAGGATGGAAATTTTCCAGAGAAACTGTTGTTAGATAGGTGCAAAGACCTAAGATTAATAAGAGATCCAATGGATGCTGGGATAGAACCAGAGAAATTGTTGTTTCCCAAATTTAAGGCAACCAACCTTTGCCACTTCATCCAGCAATTACTTATATTCCCTGATAACAGATTTTTTCCAAGATTGAGAAATTCCATCTTTTTGGGCTCCTTCATCTTGtaacacaaaaaatgaaaaatagatcCAGATAGTGAATTATTAGAAAGATCAAGGAAGCTCAAATTAGAGGATATACAAGGCAATGGACCTTCGAAGTGATTTGAACTCACATCAATTATTGAACCATCGGACAAAATCAAAGGGATATGCGGAATCTCTCCATAGATTTGATTGTGAGAGATATTTAGATAAGTAAACTGAGAAGACAAGTTCCAAAACCAAGGAGGAACTGCATCTATAATCCCTGTGTTGGATATGTCCAAGCTCAAAAGTTGCTTTTGTGAACAGAGCCATGAAGGAAATTTGGGCCCTAAATTCCATGATCCCAAAACTAAATATTTGAGTTGAAAAGGAGGGATCCAATCGAGACTTACTTTTAAAGTCAATCGATTTTTAGATGCATAAAGTAAAGTTAATCTTGTTAAATTGGTAAAATGAACTTCAGATACTACACCCTCCAACATATTTGAATAAATATCTAGAGACTCTAATTTGGAGAGATGTCCAAAGCTTGGAGGGAGAGTACCATTAATTTGATTACTCTCAAGATACAAGGATCTTAAAGAGGAAAGATTTCCTATAGACCATGGAATAGGACCTGAAATTGAATTATTCCCCAAAAAAAGGATGACCAGATTTTTAAATTGCCCAAGTTCATCAGTCAACTGCCCAGACAGTTGAGCACTGTCCATTTCTAAGATCTCTAGTCCATTTGAAACACATCCTGATAGACTTTCAAAGATTTCAGGTATCTGTTGACCCCATTTGTTGGATGACAATCTAATTTCCCTTAATTTGCAGAGATTACCAAAAGATCTTGGTACCTTTCCTTCGAGTTCATTGGATGACAAGTCTATGCTAATGGCAGATGTTAGGTTTCCAATGGCACTAGAGATTCTACCCTGCATCATATTTTGCCAGAGGTTGAGGAACTCAAGATGACTAAAACTGTACAGCCAATTGGGGATTGAAGAGTTGAAAGCGTTACTAGATAGATCGAGGTGCCTAAGTGAAGTCAAGTTCTGGAGATGAACAGGGATTGGACCTTGAAACCAATTGTAAGATAGATCAAGAGAAACCAGATTATGAAGACCAAAGACCCAAAACAGAATCGAAGTGTTTTGAAGATAGTTGGATGAAAGATCAAGGGTGGTGAGAGATGAGAAGTTAATACTACTGGGTATCGTTGGTGGAATGAAACCAGAAAGGTAGCATTGTGACAATCGCAACTCTGACAAGGAAGGGAGTTTGTTTATCTCCTGTAGCCAATCAGAGGCTTGGCTAAGGTTTGCATAACTCAAATCAAGGTGTTGTAGTAAAGGAAGCCCAGAGAGCCATTGAAGGCTCTTcacatataaattataataattatgcCCAAGATTGAGATAGTGCAAATTAGAGAGATTCCCAAGTTGATGAGGAATCAATCCCTCAAATCCCGCATGGGAGAGATTAAGATATCTTAAGCTCCCCATTGAACCGAGgaatttgggaatttgaatACCACCAAAATCATTGTAACTGAGGTCCAAGTAAATCAAATGCTTCAAATCAAGCAGAGAAGGATTTATCTTACCACCAAATCTGGACTTAGAATAAGCTTCATATTGAGCTACCCATTGGGCACCAGAAGTTGTAAGCTCGTCACCCACAGGATAATAGGTTCTGAGacggagttggaggacatgacCGGTGCGGTTGTGGCAGACAACACCGACCCAGTGACAGCAATCCACGTCAGATGCCCAGGAGGCAAGGCGGTTAGAAGGATCTAGAAGGTGTTGGCTGAAGTTGAGAAGGGCGTGTCGCTCGCTTTCAATGCAACGAACCTCAGAGTCAGAGTCAGAGTGGGAGTGGGCAGTGTAGAAGTTAGGAGAATGATGAATAGTGAGCAAACAAAGGAGAAGGCTTAAAGTAATtctcaacatcatcatcatcatcatcatcatgcttttataaaaataaaattggctTATGATTTTGTTAtgtagggtccgtttggatagaacttattgttaaaaactgaaaactgaaaattgaaaacactgtagcaaaataattttaaaatgtgtgaatagtaccgcgggacccatttttaatgaaaaagttgctaaaaaataaaatttatgggtCTGTAAatagtgcacgaatgcactgttcacaaaaaattgggtcaacacttgcggctggaggaaaaaaaaaaaaaacaaaaaaaacaaaacaaaacgcagacgcagaaacgcctatccaaactccaccgTAATACATACATGCTAATTTATAGGAACTGGACCGTCTTTATTGTATTGCGTTGTTGTGTTGACGTACCTGCTACGCGTTTGCTTTATGGGAAATGGGCCACAAATTATGGGATGGGACCCTTCATTTTTAAGTTCCATTTGGATTCATATCACTTTTTCAACTTGTGCAAAGCTAATTTGTGGGCCCTTTGGTTTGGTGCATTTGGATTTACCTATCAATTTTCTAACTTGTGCTAATTTGATTGGTCAAAATTCAACAATCTTTTAAATGGAATATGCCCAGCTGTGACTTAAGTCTCGGGGTATTATCACTGCTTGGAACTATAGAACATATAGTAtgcataaattaaataataatagtaataatataataataataagatatcgTTTGGAGTTTACCTGAATCTTACTTTGAAATGTTGCAAAGAATAAAGAGAACAAAAAGTTTTATGATGTTGTAGATTTGTAGACAAAGACTCCTtattaaaatcacaaaattaggCTGGATTGAACTAATTCTAAATCTCCTAAAGTGAATCATCATTAACTTAATTGATTAATAGGCTGCGTTTCTTGCTTTCatctaaaattgaaaaacaaatttattgcaTTAAGGGGTCAAGCATAATGCATTATTTAGTTTTGAAATGCCGGAGCacaataatgttatttttattatcaagaaaatcaaaagttcATGAATGTACAAGTGTCCAAATATTTTGACacaattattttcttattagtGCCTGTATCCTGGAAGTCTTCCTCATGCTTGATAcaactttctcaaaaaacatTTATCTAGGAACAAATTTCTTCCCATGCACACTGACGTTAAATATACTCTAGTTTTTTCTCCATTAGATAATATATTATGGACATTGTCATCCAAGTTAATTGAAGGTGTGATGCTCTGGCCCAAAATCTTTCCTAATCAATACTAGTGTGAAGTATGAGAAGTATGAACAAATCAACATCCCTTTGATGGAATAGGTGACATTGGAGTTTCCGTCCGTGTACAATGGGTTTGTTTTATATCATGAAATTGTTTTAGCTAGCTATTGGAAAGTTTAATATGGCTAGTTCCAAAAGTCACGTGCTTTCGAGTAAAAATGTGAAGTAATTATCAATcaaaattgtgattattttagGACCAAAATTGAGCATTTTATGAACGCGTCATGGATATGAGAAAATTTTTTGATGTTAGGTAATAATGACCTCCTGTCTTGAATTCATTTAAGGCACTATTGGTGGTTTAACCTAATTTCAAAATTCCTTCAAAAATGaagtttctctttctcaaaaaaagaaaaaaagcagtgAGTGCATAATGTTTTGATGTTAGGGGAAATGAAGCAGCATCTTAGTTGTTCAATTTATTAGCTATTTTAGTTGTCATATTCACAATTTGCAaacattgttttgttttattggaAATTCATGCTAAAAATATGTATGTTGAAACTTCTAGTTCCACTAATTTTATAGTTCCTATTGCCAAAAGTCCGGCCAGGGCTGTCGTAAGATAGTTTGAGGCTaaggtgaaaattttaaagaggCATTTTTTACATCtaaatatcacttaaataatatttagtttatttttattatatatttttatttcaaatctattattaattcttattctttttttagagagagtaaTTCTTACTTATTAATATGACTAATTCACCTAAAGTGAGCTAATGATGCATACTATATAGCTTTTACAAACTAGCATAtcaccactaaaaaaaaaattattcaaacattcatttattatattgtttaaatgaCACCAATCATATTCTTGTCACATCAGCTTGTCAGTTtttagtagtaaaatttgtattagctTTAGCATTTGTCATTCACTTAATGCTGATTAGTTTGTGTGAAGAAAATGCTAAACTTACTACAAATTTCATTACGAAAAACTTACAAATAGATGTGGCAATGAGATGTCACTTCAACTACAAATGAGTATTGAATTATTTCTTATGATTGGTGACATATCAATTTATAGgacctatttaataaaatttgtaatatactAGCATAGCTCTAATATTTTAGGCCTTCTTAAAAGTAGGAAAAAATGTACACATATCtcacattttttctttaattaaaagaaaaaacccatACCGCCCCCTTATTTTTGGGGTCCTTTCTATGTTAggattttatgcataattttaaactataaaaacttacaatttaaacaatttattgatgacatagctattgatatttaattttttagaaattttgcaagcatgaaggatgTAAGAAAgagatgtaatccaatagtgaatttgtcaaaattcacctgtaataaaaaaaaaattaagtaaggttgtagaataacaacaaattttgtagctaaattttgtcatttgttttttaatcttttggtAAGAATTCAAATAGCAATAAACCATGAATTGAATTTGTCCATGATGCACAGTGGTTCCATAAAAATTGCATTTAAGATCATACTTGTTACAAAAATAAGAGCTATTCATTTTTCCTGTTATTAATTGCCTAAGAATAATTACTAGAAAAATATTACACCATTAAAATACGTATATatcatactttttatttttttgaggggaACGTATATATCATACTTAGAAagcttttatcaaaaaaaaaaattaactgttATCAAAAATCATACTTAGACAATGACTGAATATGGAGATTAAATATGGGGAGTGTTTGATTGGGGATGGTTTTATATTGTACATTacagtttgaagtttgaatacacaaaaaataagatggaaaagattgatttttcttcttgttttggCTTATTGTTTTATCGACCATATAATTATAACTGACGGtgtgaagaaaatcagtaggctggatgctttgGATTTCAATGGACTACTGACTGTCTTGAAGGCTTGAAAAAGGTGACcagggttgccggccaagaaccctccgatgccaaagttagtttttctcttttaaattttggaattcccactttttagaaattgtaaaaacgtacctttgtctGGTCTAAatgggcgtttatatagtgcgccccagaaacaattattagatttgtaacttcccctatatttgaggaggtttgAGGGTTCAGggttaacttccacaaccgcttaggagttacattttttcATGTAACTGTTATTGAAAGTTATGCATGTGATAAGGAGTTGTAGCACTGAACCTGGATTTCACTCATGTCCTGGAACACTAGCATGTAGGCAAGTTTACGCTtgggaattttcctaagtgtcagGGGCTCGTCCAAGAGCCTTCCTGACGAGCGTACCTTGTTCCCACGGAAGTTCGTCCTTCTATGGACGACCTTTTCACGGACGGTCATCCTTACATGGGCGACCTTCCTATGTGGGATGTCCCTTCTGTTCTGGACGCCTCCTTTGGATGTTTTGGAGTTGGTCAGATTTTTAATTCACCATCAATAACAACATATGATGTAATCATGTCATGtataaagggaaaaagaatTATTGTAATCTATGTCATGATTAATGCAAgtgtttttaaatgttttatgaGGATTTTGGAGGCACATTGAGAGGTTGGCtctttgttttaaaaatcactttcatttttctttctcttttgaacAGAGGATTAGATAGTGACTGAATATGAAGATTGAATATGGGGAGTGTTTAATTGGGCATGGTTTTATATTGTACATTACAATTTGTAGTTAGAATACGCAAGAAATAAGATCGAAAAGattgatttttcttcttgttttggCTTATTGTTTTATCGACCATATGATTATAACAACATATGATGTAATCATGTCATgtataaagtaaaaaagaatTGTTATAATCTATGTCATGATTTTtccaaattgtaaaaataaaatatcacaacCATTAACTTTGCCTTAGAAATACttacataatatatatgttGTGACCCTACCTTTTAATAGTTTGAACCCACTCCCCTTTGCTCTCCCAAGCACGCATGGCTTGAGGAGTTACCAGTTCACCCAACTTGGTGGTGATTATTTGACTTTATATCAAATTGTTcaattaaaatctcaaattgtAAAATGTTTAGTCAgtatctataaaaaatatttttccccAATTACTTAGCACAATGTCACAAATATGATAGGAAAAACATGTCTGAAAATTGAAATCCATGGAGAGAGTCTTATAGTTTAGTTGCACTATCTAGATACCTGGATCAAAAATTCTATTCTTTCaacacaaaataagaaaataataaaaataaataaatggaaaaaatgtcaaaaataactaaaaatttatttttagctgctttttttttcttttttaattaaaatttcacaGCCATACCACCTGTTCCATTTCTACTAAGCCTAAGCGTATTGCTGGCAAAAACAgcaaatttgtgaaaaaaacaTGTTTCTAATAAATATTGGTATGGATCATaagcaaatttaaaaacaaactGCCATTGTAATTTGTGCAAGGACTTACTTGATAAGTGCTTGGCATATTAACTAAAATCTATTTCACGATTAGAATTCcagtttattatttcttgaattaaattttttttgatgggatacTAAGTGTTTTAGGTAAGGTGGTTTCCAATTGGTCCTAAGTTTCTccataaaaaatattcattcatAAGATTTAGAACCACATTTCTACATATAACACcatttgtatttcatttttgttatttttcttcctAATCAACATATTCAGTCAAgttgtttaagtattaatattAAAGAACTTTTAAAATCTGTGGAACTTGAAGTTTCTTCCGTTCATggtgtattattttttaagtttcttcAATTCCTGGTGTATAcacttgtggtttgaaatttgaaaatttaccCACTTGAAGTAAGTTTAGTTAAATTTCCTTAATCCACATCTGTTAAAAATATGGCTAAATATGTGATTTTACTtcacttttatgtttctttcctccaaaaacacaaaatacataaaaatacaagatcaaatagaatctgtaagtgcacaattgcacctggacccaagaatagttatgggctcaggcccaatgagccttaaacaataagaatttgtagagtgtgggcttgaaacccaggttagaagtatatgaggattaaatgacaaactaaagattgcaagtaattgaaaacaacaaggaatattgtaactgggcctcctcggacgtaagccgagagctgttcttatattatatctctccctttgtcttttgtctttttaggttacaaaaagttccgtcctctttctgttctaggtccttccttaaatactcttctttttaatactttatacacgtgttgccccaacccctgccttagcctagatatttcttttcttaatgcctttgaacagtaactagaagtttcccttccactgttcaagtgtcacctcctcattaatgcggccagggtggtaggtgcagggtctttaatgtggaggtagcagcctttatttttgacatttcttcaacaccggtgcttctggggcattctggggttcaccccctttaaccattggtcttgaccgtgccattccctaacctgtaccatgaagtcccgggttctttggtgtcagtccgaggggaaaagcATCCTCGGctcggtcctcggatcctcggcgtatgggccgacctagaatatcaacaagccctaaacccaagagtaggtcggccttccttagcaaggcccaatggcccatatccctattaagatatttttactccccacagaatCCAACAGAATACTTGCATGATGAGATTTCAAATcacaggtaggcaacttaaattttagtcaaactttagatgggtaaagtgtcaaattttaaaccgcaggtagacaacttaaatttcagcgAAATCATgggtgggtaagttgtaatttgcccttaattaattgatttgataTTATTATGTTAGCCACATATTTACCAACAAGTAAAACCGTTTGCCACATAAATATTTTCCGTTAGTGAATTAATggtaaggactaaattgattgTAAGTTAAAAATAACAGTAACCAAATTGATTGTtaccaaaatgtagggatcaaaatAGTTGAGATTGAATGCTATTTCTTTTAACtctcaatctcaaccattgaaaGCAATTGCATTGAGTGCAATACTTAGATATTGCACATGATCTCAATCCCACTAGGATTTCAATACTTAGTAAATTATCCCTATACCTACCACCTGGTGTTTAAGCTCACTCTTTTTAGGAGTTCAATAGTAGAAGTAAATactaattgtattttatttttaacatttgaaTCCAATGCAATACTTAGATATTGCACATGATCTCAATCCCACTAGGATTTCAATGCCTAGTAGATTATCTCTATACCTACCACTTGGTGTCTAAGCTCACTCTTTTTAGGAGTTCAATAGTAGAACTAAATActgattgtattttatttttagcaattGCATCGAGTGCAATATTTAGATATTGCACCTAATCTCAATCTCACTAGGATTTCAATGCCTAATAGATTATCTCTGTACCTACCACCTAGTGTCTAAACTCACTCTTTTTAGGACTTCAATAGTGAAACTAAATACtgattatattttgtttttaacaatTGTATGAACAAATATCAATTGTGTACATAAGAAAAATCTATTTCACTATATAAGATATAATATCCTAGGCAAGTTTCATATAAGTATAATAGCCGCCTTAAAGGTTATAAGCAAAATATGtcattgattgaaaattttattaaagagCTTTTCTCCTTCCcttaaagttgaaaaaaaagggtttaaaGGTAAACTAAATATAGGAATGCCTAGAGCACTGCTCTAGTCTTTATATATTGAACACATACTTATTTTCTAATATAGTATAATATTTAGTAATCATCcattttgaaaaagataaagagcttaataataataataaataaataaaaaatactaatcatcaattaaattaattgaattCAAGTATCAAATATATAACACTTTCAGTTTCTCACCTCTAAAAACTCTTTATTGATTGGGTTATGACATGTGTAACGATTATAAAACCACAATAAGCCCACAGTAATATCAGACTTATTAAGAATCATTTGGTTAAGCCATAGCCTTAAATTGAATTTACCAATTGTTGTAAACAACCAGCTACAAAAATCCTACTCTACAACCTGCTTGATTGAGGGACTGAAATGCAAGCAGTAGGAGGAAAGCATGAAAAAACACAAGGCTGGAGGTgaattttttcctctttaattCCAGGAATTGGCGGAACCTACTTTGGAATCCTAATGTTTTAACCACAAAAATTGAGCTTTTTCATCACTTTGGCATAAGCAGCAGGGACAATGCCAGGTTGTCTGAGCCTacattttgatttctttgacTGCATTAAcaccaaaattttattagttacaTCAACTGCACTAAACACCCAAAAtgtaataaatttcaaataaactcAGCATATACCAGCCTACGTTCTGTGTTTTGCATCGCTTGGGGTGAACATTATGAGcatgaaaagaaaagcaaatttGCACATCAGTCATTGAATAGCTAAACATTCCAAATGTAAGATTATGTTAATTTATTAAGTACATCTTGGGACATGCACCTTTTCATTCAACCCACCTTTGCATAAGAAGCTACCTCAACCATTCTTATTGACCCTGTAGTTCTGCTCATCACTATTACTCTTCTCCATAACCTTTCATCTCCATTTCAGACTTCCATAACCTTTTATTTATAAGGACTATTTCACTTTCCAAGTGAGCATAAGATCTAGTGCCCCCAATACTCACCCTTTTCCACTTCACAGAAGAACATCCTACCAACCAATCTGATTGAACTATTTTCCTCTATATCAAATACATACAGTCTTCACCCAGACTTCCTAATAAGAAATTTCACTACCCCTTCTAACAAGTAGCATGAATTCTATTGCCACATGAACAACTTCTCAGGTTTTCATTGctaatcatatactatatatataatagcagaaACCATTTCCTGCAATTAAGAAGGTGTTGTCATGTAGGAAAAATGTCTATCTAAAATTTAGCTACGTTTAAGTTAAAAAACGATAAATTACAATGTTTCATTGTGTTAAAACATTGTTTGGGAgccttttggtttaaaaagAAACTAACCgcttaaaacaaaacccaattctcttctaaaaattaaaattaaaacccGTAACTCCTCCATATCCTtcccccaaaatcaaaatccaaaacttaGATGAGAAAGAAGTAAGCGATCAGAGGTACCTTCTAATACAAAGAAAGATGAAGTTTTGCTCTCCACACATCATGCACAACCAGTTATGAATGTATTTTAGcatcatttattattatgtttgtgagttttgttttgttaatttgcAAAATctg
Coding sequences within:
- the LOC142614199 gene encoding receptor-like protein EIX1 isoform X2 is translated as MGSLRYLNLSHAGFEGLIPHQLGNLSNLHYLNLGHNYYNLYVKSLQWLSGLPLLQHLDLSYANLSQASDWLQEINKLPSLSELRLSQCYLSGFIPPTIPSSINFSSLTTLDLSSNYLQNTSILFWVFGLHNLVSLDLSYNWFQGPIPVHLQNLTSLRHLDLSSNAFNSSIPNWLYSFSHLEFLNLWQNMMQGRISSAIGNLTSAISIDLSSNELEGKVPRSFGNLCKLREIRLSSNKWGQQIPEIFESLSGCVSNGLEILEMDSAQLSGQLTDELGQFKNLVILFLGNNSISGPIPWSIGNLSSLRSLYLESNQINGTLPPSFGHLSKLESLDIYSNMLEGVVSEVHFTNLTRLTLLYASKNRLTLKVSLDWIPPFQLKYLVLGSWNLGPKFPSWLCSQKQLLSLDISNTGIIDAVPPWFWNLSSQFTYLNISHNQIYGEIPHIPLILSDGSIIDVSSNHFEGPLPCISSNLSFLDLSNNSLSGSIFHFLCYKMKEPKKMEFLNLGKNLLSGNISNCWMKWQRLVALNLGNNNFSGSIPASIGSLINLRSLHLSNNSFSGKFPSLLKNCKYLFTIDVGKNEFVGSIPWWIGHRLSSLMILSLRFNNFHGQIPEELCALTSLQILDLSHNKLFGSIPKCLNNFITMARNNNSNSPIYVFGWSTLSSSLPFESELLVIKGESLEYSTTLQLVNIIDLSNNNLSGEIPKEVASLQGLQSLNLSSNILTGMIPENIGDMGSLESIDFSINQLCGQIPQSMSSLTFLSHLNLSNNNLIGRIPSSTQLQSLSASSFFGNKLCGPPLTDSCTINYVKPNIQNKRSKDFGGLKVDWFFVSMALGFVVGFWLVLGPLLWNKQWRILYFQFLDHLGYKLSGVVAQTWQHLITL
- the LOC142614199 gene encoding receptor-like protein EIX1 isoform X3; amino-acid sequence: MGSLRYLNLSHAGFEGLIPHQLGNLSNLHYLNLGHNYYNLYVKSLQWLSGLPLLQHLDLSYANLSQASDWLQEINKLPSLSELRLSQCYLSGFIPPTIPSSINFSSLTTLDLSSNYLQNTSILFWVFGLHNLVSLDLSYNWFQGPIPVHLQNLTSLRHLDLSSNAFNSSIPNWLYSFSHLEFLNLWQNMMQGRISSAIGNLTSAISIDLSSNELEGKVPRSFGNLCKLREIRLSSNKWGQQIPEIFESLSGCVSNGLEILEMDSAQLSGQLTDELGQFKNLVILFLGNNSISGPIPWSIGNLSSLRSLYLESNQINGTLPPSFGHLSKLESLDIYSNMLEGVVSEVHFTNLTRLTLLYASKNRLTLKVSLDWIPPFQLKYLVLGSWNLGPKFPSWLCSQKQLLSLDISNTGIIDAVPPWFWNLSSQFTYLNISHNQIYGEIPHIPLILSDGSIIDVSSNHFEGPLPCISSNLSFLDLSNNSLSGSIFHFLCYKMKEPKKMEFLNLGKNLLSGNISNCWMKWQRLVALNLGNNNFSGSIPASIGSLINLRSLHLSNNSFSGKFPSLLKNCKYLFTIDVGKNEFVGSIPWWIGHRLSSLMILSLRFNNFHGQIPEELCALTSLQILDLSHNKLFGSIPKCLNNFITMARNNNSNSPIYVFGWSTLSSSLPFESELLVIKGESLEYSTTLQLVNIIDLSNNNLSGEIPKEVASLQGLQSLNLSSNILTGMIPENIGDMGSLESIDFSINQLCGQIPQSMSSLTFLSHLNLSNNNLIGRIPSSTQLQSLSASSFFGNKLCGPPLTDSCTINYVKPNIQNKRSKDFGGLKVDWFFVSMALGFVVGFWLVLGPLLWNKQWRILYFQFLDHLGYKLSGVVAQTWQH